The Hydra vulgaris chromosome 05, alternate assembly HydraT2T_AEP genome includes the window TATGCATGGATGCAActtataaattattagaaatttgtCTGCCAGTATATATTCTGCTATGTGAAGATGGAGCTGGTAAGTTTGGATtccttatttatataactttagttaCTAATTTTGAATTTGGTTACTGCTGTGctttttttgttagatttttgAAATGTGCTTGTTACtagaagtattttttatagGTGAAAGTGAAATAGCTGCTGTAGGTTTGCTTACACGTGAAGATGCTGCATCTCTGGGGTATGATTTATTAACTATATCTGACTTTGATGTGTTTACTTTATAGCAGATgaaatcaatattaaataaaacaatctgACAATATTAGGTGTCCTTGagtcacacacacacacacacacacacacacacacacacacacacacacacacacacacacacacacacacacaaaattcttacaacaaaaaaaatgcatatacatagaaaaaagattgtttaaaagttatgaaatcTTTTGTACATAATTTTTAGTTGGTTCATTGAAAGATTTAATCAGGCCTTCCCAGGAGAGGCGTGCGGTCGGTCGCTTTGAGtgaccacgcatatatatatattttttgagagtTTGGCCACGGTTTTTTAGCATATATTAATGACGCATTTTTAAAAAGGCGCTGAAAAAACCTAACTAAATTGtcgtattattttattatttttattcataatttattcctattattaatataaaaatatgaacataaaaatgaaatatatatatttatacttatttataaaaattttttttttcttattacaatttttttttttatgtctagtaaacattaaaaaaaaaatttatttatttatatttatttatattataattatttataatatatttttaggtgtTGATATTTTCAGCAACCATATTTGAGACAAGTcgaaaaaataaacagaaaatgtgaccgaaaacttttttaatcaattttgaaaaatatgctCTACCGacgcgggatgcgaacccgggTCTCCGCGGCGCTTTGTAATGTCTTAACCGAATGAGCTAAACATTCATATACTTATCAAGAACCTTGTAGATAATAATTCTTCTAGAACTTagaagttattttttgtaaaaagacaTACTTAtgcgaaaaaatttaaaattcaaaaaaaaaaaatgtaaaataaaaaaataaaaatttgttataagaaaaaaaaattcaaaaaaaatatatatatatattatttttatgttattatttccTTATTaatgaaaagaataaattatttaaaaaattacaaaataatacaacgaatttaatttgattttttcagcgtctttttaaaaatgcgttatttttaatatatgctaAAAAAGCGTGGCCGagttatccaaaaaaaaaaatatatccgcGTTCActcaaggcgtgcgaccgcacgcctctCCTGGGAAGGCCTgtttaatagttataatatttcTTGGCCAAAGACAAGTCTATTCATGACAGATAAAGACTTGACATAGAGAGATGTATTGCGTGGTGCTTTTCCAGGGGTTTCTCTATTACTCTGTTTATTTCATACCCTGCGGTAATAATCATTGTTTATATATGATTAGTTATTTGATTAAGGAATATTTTCTTGTTCAGATTTGAGTtaggatttattttaaatttgttcaatTATTTACAGAATCTTACATATTTTGAGTTTTCTGAGATGCCAACATTATCTTGTATTTCAGAACTTTTAGTCGTGAAATTACAACTGTCAAACTTGGGATAACTAGTGGGGAACGAATTTCATCTCTAGAGTTTATTCAGAAATTAGCTTATGCAACCTCAGAGGAAAATTATGACGAATTGTTTAGACTATTTGTTTCATCAGCTCCTTCCACTGTTATAGattattataacaacaattgGCATAATATTCGTGATGAGTGGGTTTTTGGTTTGAAATTTGTCAGTGGAAACTTCATGAATAGCACCAATAACCGCCTGGAAAATTTCAACGGaaagttaaaagaagttattgAATGTAATAGCTCCTTAGAAGACTTTCTTGATAAATTCTATGTTGTTTTAACATCTATGCGTAATGAAAGGGATCATAAGACAATTTTCCAAATGCAAAAAGTTTCTGTTGATGTATTTGATCCCAATTCTGCTGAGGCagcttataaaaaagttttgacattGTATGCTGCTCGACATGTTCTAAAGCAGATGAGCTTGCTTAAAGAAGTTACATTATTACCAGGAGAACATGGCCAATTCATAGCGAACAGCCATGAAGGTGTTCATACAGtaacttcaaatttttgttCTTGTATGTTTCGAAAGTCAATGAGTTTACCATGTTGTCACATATTTGCAGCTCGCCAGATGCTTGGGATAATTTTGTTTGATACTGAGTTGTGTTCTGAGAGGTGGAAATTACAGTACTATCGTCAACATCAAAGAGCCTTTGGTACCCCAGTCATGGTTGAAAAGTCTGCAACTGTAGATTTTCATGTTACTCCAAATATAAAAGTGTATTCTCAGCATGAGAAGTTTAAACTTGCTGTGCAAGAGACATCACTTCCTGCTACTCTTGTATCTGAATCTACAGGTCAGACACTTGAACAACGCCTGAGTCTTTTGCGAGCTTTAAGTAAAGGTTGGGCAAAGGGAAAGGTCATGGTAGTTAATGAACTTATTGAAGAAGATGATTTagtaacatctaaaaaaatatctaaacaaACAGGAGCATCATCATTACCAGTAAAATTAGTTGTTTTCGATGCTATTAGTTTAACAACGTTTTCTGCAGTTGGAACCGTTAATTCAATTGACTCACCTATTAGTATTGATGTATCAACCATATCAGCTAGTATTTGTTCAACAAATACTTCTAAAATGAGTGCATCTAACAATGTTTCCTACACAGATTCAATAAATTCATTGAGATGTACAgcaaataacaactttttatcaGAGCAAGCTGAAATTGCAGAAAAAGCACCAAATCAGCAAGAAGAGTTGGACATCTGGGAGGAGTGATCCAGATGCAGGTTAAATTATAGATTTGTTGCGATGTTCTTGTAACTATGTGTTTAgaataatatatgtaaaacaaGAAGTAAATTATTTCTAGACTTCAAGAACCATATTTTATTGTAGATTCTCGCTTGGCATGGATTCATATGCCTAAACATGTTATACACTGCGGGCGTCCTAAAGGTTCTTTCAACTCCGACAGATGAAGCAACTGTAGTAAGTTCAAGAACTTTCAGTAATTCCTTATTCACACAATCATTATGAGATTTCCACCAATCACATGGCCTAATAGTTTGATCAATGTTATCATGGAACATAAACTTTTGAAATGGTGCTGCTTCTGCTTTAAAGTTAACCAAAAGTGGAAGAAAATCTGAATTCTTTGTAGGTGCAAAGTCCATTATAATTTCTATTTCTTTATCAGTTAATTCTTTACCTCTGTATTTAGGATTAACAATATTAGCCAAGAAATGAGCTGGGGTCATTGTCTGTCGTACTCTTTTGGATAAATTCTTCTTAGCATCTTGGCTAATCTTTGGACTTAATTCCCTCTGAAGATTTTTCCATATCACTACACTGTCACCAATAGTACTAGTGTCCTGCTGCATCAAGTCTAATGCAACAGCAATTGGTTTAAGCATTTGTAACAGTTCTTCTGCACTTTATTTTACACCAAggttatttataatagttttaataatcttttaaattattgtccTGTTTTCTTCATAAATTGTTAACAGAATCGGCCAGTGTTTTAGATAGGATTCAAGACAATCAGCCAATGTGTTCCATCTGACATCTTGGGGCATTATAAGTCATAGCCCCTCTTTTGCTTTGTATGTAGCAGCAGCAAAATTGTtgtttctaaaatgtttaacaacttgaACAATCTGCTTCTTGATGTTTGCTGCGTTATCAGTTACTGCACTGTGAACTTTACAATCAAATTGTTTTTCGCATTTGTTAATGAATTAATAGCAATGTCAACCAAATTGTCAGAAGTATGTGAATGGCCGGAAGTATGAATTGTATCTGCAAGATAGATATCtgaatttattgttgttactgTTGCACAAACTATTGGTTCATTATGAACATTGCTCCATCCATCAATACTCATGGTCACAGACTGATCACGTAGCAAACCTGAACAGCTAGTTAAACTGTTCTGGTGAACAGTATCTAGAAGTTTTCTActaatattgattttattagGAGGGTTATATCCCGGGCTTAAAAAATGGATCATCTTGATCAACTTTGGATGGTCAACCATTCTGAAAGGCGAGTTagtagcataaattatttttgctacCTGCTCATCAGTAGCTTCTTTTTCAGATTTAGTGGTTTTATTAAGGTATGAATCCAATTTAGTTGTCACTGTCTTGCCACTGCTTGGTCTTGTctctgcttttttattttaacacaaaaaacttgtttatctACATCAGATTGACTAGATTCAGTTTTCTTAACAGAGCATTGATTAGTTTGTGGTTCTTCAGTTGCCTGGTTGATATTTTCTAAgggttttttgacaaataataaTGCTTTTGTCATCTTGAACATCTTTCAGAAAATTACATTTACCAGCACTCTTGTGGTTTCTCATTCGAGCAACCAAACTTTGCATTTGTACACCCCAGCTTTTACGTTAAGCTTTACTACCCTTTTTCCCAAACTTTGCAGGTATTTCTTCAAACCATGTCCAAACTGCATCTCCTTTTCTACCGGCATGAGACATTTTTGTttctagttatattatttttattttcaactgaaAAATAACAACCAGTTATATATGAatactgtaattaaaaaaaaatttgattatactcttatataaaaggaatatatttatatttattatataaatagtaacaaaaacAGAGATTAATGTAATTAGTCAATaagttaaaacatgaaaaaaaaatttaattagacgGTGTAAAAAtcttacaataaatttaaaaatttaatgatttatatgactactatatattttataatgcatcATCTGACTATTACAACTAATAGTAGTTTATGCAACTAATAGTAGTTATATTTAGCTAGTGCAATTTACTATAACTTGATTAATCAtcaaataatcattaaaaataattaaaatcaaaaaactcaatttaaatcatgatttttaTTCGTCTGATTTAAATCATGACTTAAATCGATTTAAATCAACTGATTTAAATCAATcgatttaaatcaaaacaacactGAATTGTCATAACAACAATTGATTACTATCATCctcaaaaattgcaaaattgattataaaaattgagtataaataacaaaattttcttttgttatttataatatgattttagttttaaaatacaattttacttTTGCTAATATTGCCTTGATTTTTCCCTATTTACCTTATccaccattcatcttctaggttTAAGttttacttccgatctttctagGAAACCgcattgaaataatattttcactATTTGGTCTTTTGCATTCAAACATTAGAAATAGACTCGGAATTGTGAAAGCAGGCAAATTGGTTTTCCTATTCAAACTATTTAATCAAATAGCATTAGAATCAATGAGTTTAATTGATTGAATCTTTGAAAATTTGTGaataatcaacattaaaaaagattttttcaatgttttaaattaatttagtaatgattacattttattttaaaaaattattttattaaaagtttatttttccaaaatgtaatttaaatcaaaaaaatcagatttaaatcaaaaaaacctgattttaatcaaaaaaatcgatttttttgatttttttaaaaaaaatcgagAATTTATCAACCCTGCGACAATTAGAAGTTGGTTATTATTGGCTTGAAAAATTAAGCAATTAGTAATTGCTTTGAATAAACTAAATCATCataacatcatcatcatcatatcatcatcatcatcatcatcttacaatcatcatcaccatcagcGTATTAGTGTCCTACATGCAGATACCCAATCATCTGTAACTTTACTATCTTATATCAAATTGCATATTATTGATGTATAAACTGCTCTTTTTTTTACCCCAATAAatctttttagaatatttattacCTGGCAATGTACTATCAGTAATTTCAAGTACCATCGCATTGGGAAGTAGTGACATTTACTAAAAACCCTCTATCTCCTGAGAGTTATATTATTGGGGGTAAAATAAAGAGctgttatacattattaatGCAATCCATAAACTAATACAAATCttagaaaattataagaaaaaaaaatgtaaggaATTGCTCAACTAATAAATACTAAACTAATAATTATATGccactaaagtaaaaaaaaaagtagtgacATTTACTGATACCCATATCTCCTGAAGCTTTCAACATCTTTAGCAATACATCAAGGGTCCAACACTTTGTGTTAAATAGAAATTTTCGATGACTGTtggctaatgatcaataaaataaacttcaaatcatgaaagttttactttattaaaaccatatttcaacagccAGCAAACTAATTCAagttgatgataatgataaaactaaagaaaaataagaatataacaaaaaaacttgtaaaaataatataatcagAACATAATACATTCAGTACCTAACTAAACTTTGAGAAAAAAATGGTACAGTAAATACACATTTTTCAGCCTTTGTATTGGTAAACCTAAAAAACTAATCATATAGCAAAACATTTAGGAATGTTGTTACTAGTCACTGAAAAAAAGCCGTAAAACTACTTCAATTTACCAATTAAATCTAaccaataatttaattaatagataaTTTCAACAAATAATTCAGAAATAAGATTTCCAATCATTCAAATTCCATTAcattcataaattattattactactctGCAAAAACTCTAAACTAATTATTTAGAAGCCAGATTATTAATGCAATccataaactaataaaaatcagAGCAAATTATAATAAGAATAGAAATTGTAACTAATAAATCCTAAACTAATAATTATACCACTTAAGTCATGAAAAAAAGACCACTAAACTCTATATAAAACTACACAGATTATAATATGCTTGACTCATACTTTAAACTAACCATTTGCAGCTgatgaaaagtaaaaaagaactCTAAACAAACTCTAAAAGTAAACTGATTATTATATGCTTGACTcgtactttttattaattatttgcaGCTGATGTACAATAAAAAAGAACTCTAAACAAACTCTAAAACTAAACTGAGAATTAAATGATTGGCTAAAAGTTTTTACTAACTATTAGCAGCTGATgtaaagtacaaaaaaactttaaacaagaTCTATCTTTTGGTGATTTGTTTGTGGTATTAAATGTCAACGGGCCTATTAGTATTGAgaatattacaaattttgaaaatattaaaagaattgaaaaaataaaaaataataacacttaataaaaataataatacatttaataacagTTGGGAACATAATTAAACACAATTTGGCAAcccaaaaagtattaaaactgCATACAAATATTGCTACGTAACCATTTGCAAAAATggttgtaaaacatttaaaacagatcagatacaaaatataataataaagtaaaacatttaataccaaataaaataaaataaattataattgcacatcattcttaaaacaatttagcAAAAACGACAAAACCagtattttgatttaataaaccAAGCCTCTTTCTTGCCAACACATTTTTTGTGAAACCACAAAAGGCAGGAATCACATGCTATTGAGCACCGAACGTCATTGCCCACGGATGTACTTTTTTGGCACACTGCACAAGGCCAAATTCGTTGGTGAGACTTGATATCAATTATTTCGTGGAGCACTTTCCACCCATCTGAAGTAAAATATGATTGCAGAGACAAAAGAGATCCAAGTGCACTTTCATCAAGAATTGCTGAAGAAATACAATTCACTCTTTTTTCTATACAACTACTCTGTATAAGAATACATAACTAGTATTATTAGATTGGCAGGAAGCAAAACGTTTGCTCGTACATTAAATTTAggaaatatcaataaataaaataaactacaaGTTGTAGTCTACAAAATAGGTTATACATACTAGCATGTCTTTTAAACGGATGAAGTTTCAAAAAAGTACTGGCCCTTCATGCAACTGACGTTGTCGTTTTTTTGGTAGACCAACACTGGTTAAAGTGGAACCGTTAGGACGCCCGCAGTGTATAACATGTTTAGGCATATGAATCCATGCCAAGCGAGAATCTACAATAAAATATGGTTCTTGAAGTCTAGAAATAATTTACTTCttgttttacatatattattcTAAACACATAGTTACAAGAACATCGCAACAAATCTATAATTTAACCTGCATCTGGATCACTCCTCCCAGATGTCCAACTCTTCTTGCTGATTTGGTGCTTTTTCTGCAATTTCAGCTTGCTCtgataaaaagttgttatttgcTGTACATCTCAATGAATTTATTGAATCTGTGTAGGAAACATTGTTAGATGCACTCATTTTAGAAGTATTTGTTGAACAAATACTAGCTGATATGGTTGATACATCAATACTAATAGGTGAGTCAATTGAATTAACGGTTCCAACTGCAGAAAACGTTGTTAAACTAATAGCATCGAAAACAACTAATTTTACTGGTAATGATGATGCTCCTGTttgtttagatatttttttagatgttactAAATCATCTTCTTCAATAAGTTCATTAACTACCATGACCTTTCCCTTTGCCCAACCTTTACTTAAAGCTCGCAAAAGACTCAGGCGTTGTTCAAGTGTCTGACCTGTAGATTCAGATACAAGAGTAGCAGGAAGTGATGTCTCTTGCACAGCAAGTTTAAACTTCTCATGCTGAGAATACACTTTTATATTTGGAGTAACATGAAAATCTACAGTTGCAGACTTTTCAACCATGACTGGGGTACCAAAGGCTCTTTGATGTTGACGATAGTACTGTAATTTCCACCTCTCAGAACACAACTCAGTATCAAACAAAATTATCCCAAGCATCTGGCGAGCTGCAAATATGTGACAACATGGTAAACTCATTGACTTTCGAAACATACAAGaacaaaaatttgaagttaCTGTATGAACACCTTCATGGCTGTTCGCTATGAATTGGCCATGTTCTCCTGGTAATAATGTAACTTCTTTAAGCAAGCTCATCTGCTTTAGAACATGTCGAGCAGCATACaatgtcaaaacttttttataagctGCCTCAGCAGAATTGGGATCAAATACATCAACAGAAACTTTTTGCATTTGGAAAATTGTCTTATGATCCCTTTCATTACGCATAGATGTTAA containing:
- the LOC136080316 gene encoding uncharacterized protein LOC136080316, whose translation is MNSTNNRLENFNGKLKEVIECNSSLEDFLDKFYVVLTSMRNERDHKTIFQMQKVSVDVFDPNSAEAAYKKVLTLYAARHVLKQMSLLKEVTLLPGEHGQFIANSHEGVHTVTSNFCSCMFRKSMSLPCCHIFAARQMLGIILFDTELCSERWKLQYYRQHQRAFGTPVMVEKSATVDFHVTPNIKVYSQHEKFKLAVQETSLPATLVSESTGQTLEQRLSLLRALSKGWAKGKVMVVNELIEEDDLVTSKKISKQTGASSLPVKLVVFDAISLTTFSAVGTVNSIDSPISIDVSTISASICSTNTSKMSASNNVSYTDSINSLRCTANNNFLSEQAEIAEKAPNQQEELDIWEE
- the LOC136080315 gene encoding uncharacterized protein LOC136080315; amino-acid sequence: MNSTNNRLENFNGKLKEVIECNSSLEDFLDKFYVVLTSMRNERDHKTIFQMQKVSVDVFDPNSAEAAYKKVLTLYAARHVLKQMSLLKEVTLLPGEHGQFIANSHEGVHTVTSNFCSCMFRKSMSLPCCHIFAARQMLGIILFDTELCSERWKLQYYRQHQRAFGTPVMVEKSATVDFHVTPNIKVYSQHEKFKLAVQETSLPATLVSESTGQTLEQRLSLLRALSKGWAKGKVMVVNELIEEDDLVTSKKISKQTGASSLPVKLVVFDAISLTTFSAVGTVNSIDSPISIDVSTISASICSTNTSKMSASNNVSYTDSINSLRCTANNNFLSEQAEIAEKAPNQQEELDIWEE